A genome region from Manihot esculenta cultivar AM560-2 chromosome 5, M.esculenta_v8, whole genome shotgun sequence includes the following:
- the LOC110616116 gene encoding non-specific lipid transfer protein GPI-anchored 5: protein MASKGVELSLLLVLALMLCHGATAQSGCTNVVMSLAPCLNYVTGNSSTPSSSCCSKLANVVQSQPQCLCALLNDGGSSVGVNINQTLALSLPGACDVQTPPVSRCNSANGPASSPASPPADSSDDTPSIPSIPGGSGSKTVPTADGTSDASITRIQLQLTLFIISIVLCASNAMGF, encoded by the exons ATGGCTTCAAAAGGGGTTGAGTTGAGTTTGCTCTTGGTTCTTGCACTGATGCTTTGTCATGGAGCCACAGCTCAATCAGGCTGCACAAATGTAGTCATGAGCTTAGCTCCATGCCTAAACTATGTTACAGGAAATTCCTCAACCCCATCATCTTCCTGCTGTTCAAAGCTTGCTAATGTTGTTCAGTCTCAGCCTCAGTGTCTCTGTGCATTGCTCAATGATGGTGGTTCATCAGTTGGTGTTAACATTAACCAGACCCTTGCTCTGTCACTTCCAGGAGCTTGCGATGTGCAAACGCCACCAGTTAGCCGGTGCAATT CTGCTAATGGTCCAGCAAGCTCCCCAGCGAGTCCACCAGCAGATTCTTCAGATGATACGCCTTCAATTCCAAGCATTCCTGGAG GAAGTGGATCCAAGACAGTCCCAACAGCAGATGGAACATCAGATGCAAGCATCACAAGAATCCAACTTCAGCTCACTTTGTTCATAATTTCCATTGTCTTGTGTGCTTCAAACGCCATGGGATTCTGA
- the LOC110616046 gene encoding non-specific lipid transfer protein GPI-anchored 5, producing the protein MASKGLELCALLFLMMMLCHRATAQSGCTTALVGLTPCLNYVTGNSSTPSASCCSQLATVVQSQPLCLCALLTGGGSSLGFTINQTQALSLPGACNVQTPPVSQCNAAGNGPSAPPVSSPAIPPADSSDDTPETPNTRSVPIVPAGGGSKTVPAAGGSSAASLTRIQLHLTIFIIFIASCVSDIRF; encoded by the exons ATGGCTTCAAAAGGGCTTGAGCTGTGTGCACTTCTGTTCCTTATGATGATGCTCTGTCATAGAGCCACTGCTCAATCAGGCTGCACTACTGCCCTAGTGGGCTTAACCCCATGCCTTAACTATGTCACAGGAAATTCCTCAACTCCATCAGCTTCCTGCTGCTCCCAGCTTGCTACTGTTGTTCAATCTCAGCCACTATGCCTCTGTGCATTGCTGACTGGTGGTGGCTCATCACTGGGATTTACCATTAACCAAACTCAAGCTCTGTCACTCCCTGGAGCTTGTAATGTGCAAACACCGCCAGTTAGCCAGTGCAATG CTGCCGGTAATGGTCCATCAGCCCCACCAGTAAGTTCGCCAGCGATTCCTCCAGCAGATTCTTCAGATGATACACCTGAAACTCCAAATACACGATCAGTGCCAATCGTTCCTGCAG GAGGCGGTTCCAAGACAGTGCCAGCAGCAGGTGGCAGTTCAGCTGCAAGCCTCACAAGAATTCAACTTCATCTCACCATATTCATCATTTTCATTGCTTCATGTGTTTCA